One Vitis vinifera cultivar Pinot Noir 40024 chromosome 8, ASM3070453v1 genomic window carries:
- the LOC100233051 gene encoding metallothionein-like protein type 2, translated as MSCCGGNCGCGSGCTCGSGCGGCKMYPDLSFSEGATTTETIIAGVAPVKTHFEGSEMGVGAENGCKCGSNCSCDPCTCK; from the exons ATGTCTTGCTGCGGAGGAAACTGCGGTTGTGGGTCTGGCTGCACCTGCGGCAGCGGCTGTGGAGG ATGCAAGATGTACCCGGACTTGAGTTTCTCTGAGGGCGCCACCACCACTGAGACCATCATTGCTGGTGTTGCACCAGTGAAGAC GCACTTTGAGGGATCTGAGATGGGCGTGGGAGCTGAGAACGGATGCAAGTGTGGATCCAACTGCTCGTGTGATCCTTGCACTTGCAAATGA
- the LOC100261269 gene encoding kinesin-like protein KIN-10B isoform X1 → MATSLITPKKANTMQLQSTSISKVRVIVRVRPFLPHEIAAAKNGNPISCASVLDQDCESGEEVVVHLNDQETSRRECYKLDSFLGPHDNNVSLIFYREVSPLIPGIFHGCNATVFAYGATGSGKTYTMQGTDELPGLMPLTMSAVLTMCWSTASTAEMSYYEVYMDRCYDLLEVKAKEIAILDDKDGQIHLKGLSRVPISSMSEFYEVFSHGIQRRKVAHTGLNDVSSRSHGVLVISVSTPCDDGFGAVVTGKLNLIDLAGNEDNRRTCNEGIRLQESAKINQSLFALSNVIYALNNNKPRVPYRESKLTRILQDSLGGTSRALMVACLNPGEYQESVHTVSLAARSRHISNSVPSAQKQDTPNVKVDMEAKLRAWLESKGKTKSAQRMRAFGSPLMSKAPSSLSSLKKPYPCHSSTKAKAITNQGASNAKERVLSVQHRNLFNNRGSVDSGTEIEVSLQSFNFAAENNTNNTEDEFKAGGDGSASETNTILPDDALANDKKMTTMKSANSIGSPPISEKFKALQGSLRKVLSPVNSDDSRKPLEDLSSKGQVCSVPFEPKTPKTPTNMTCANDNFQMVDTPLDKFNVRTSNLKSSLIQEYIDFLNTASIEELLELKGIGQKRAEYILELREASPLKMLSDLEKIGLSSKQVYNVFGRTAKGIFD, encoded by the exons ATGGCAACCTCACTCATCACCCCCAAAAAGGCAAACACTATGCAATTGCAATCCACCTCCATCTCCAAGGTCAGGGTCATCGTGAGGGTGCGCCCCTTTCTTCCCCACGAAATCGCCGCTGCCAAAAACGGCAACCCGATTTCGTGCGCCTCGGTCCTTGATCAAGACTGTGAATCTGGTGAAGAAGTTGTTGTTCATCTTAATGATCAAGAAACcag TCGCAGGGAGTGCTACAAGTTGGACTCTTTTCTTGGCCCACATGACAACAATGTGAGTCTGATTTTTTACAGAGAAGTAAGCCCTTTGATTCCAGGTATCTTTCATGGCTGCAATGCCACTGTCTTCGCTTATGGGGCAACTGGCAGTGGAAAAACCTACACCATGCAG GGCACTGATGAGCTTCCAGGTCTAATGCCACTTACCATGTCAGCAGTTCTAACTATGTGCTGGAGCACAGCCAGCACTGCAGAGATGTCATATTATGAGGTCTATATGGACAGATGTTATGATCTGTTGGAAGTCAAAGCAAAGGAAATTGCAATATTGGATGACAAAGATGGGCAGATTCATCTAAAGGGCTTATCTCGTGTCCCAATAAGTTCCATGTCTGAATTTTATGAGGTCTTCTCTCATGGAATTCAGCGCAGAAAAGTTGCACACACAGGGCTTAATGATGTCTCTAGCAGAAGCCATGGAGTCCTTGTGATATCTGTTTCCACTCCTTGTGATGATGGCTTCGGTGCTGTTGTTACTGGGAAGTTGAACCTCATCGATTTAGCAG GTAATGAAGACAACAGAAGAACCTGCAATGAAGGGATACGTCTCCAAGAGAGTGCTAAGATCAACCAGTCCCTATTTGCCTTATCAAATGTGATTTATGCCCTTAACAATAACAAGCCCCGAGTACCATACAGAGAAAGCAAACTGACCCGGATACTGCAAGATTCCCTTGGAGGAACCAGCCGTGCATTGATGGTTGCTTGTCTG aatccaggagagtaccAAGAATCTGTTCATACGGTCAGCTTGGCTGCACGGTCGCGCCACATATCTAACTCTGTTCCATCAGCTCAAAAACAAGATACTCCAAATGTTAAAGTTGACATGGAGGCGAAATTGCGTGCCTGGCTTGAATCAAAAGGAAAGACAAAGAGTGCACAAAGAATGAGGGCATTTGGTTCTCCTCTTATGAGCAAAGCTCCTAGTTCTTTGAGCTCTTTGAAGAAGCCCTATCCATGTCACAGCTCCACAAAAGCAAAGGCTATTACAAACCAAGGTGCTTCTAATGCTAAAGAAAG GGTTCTTTCTGTGCAGCACAGAAATTTATTCAACAATAGAGGTTCAGTTGATTCTGGCACGGAG ATTGAAGTTTCATTGCAGAGTTTCAACTTTGCTGCTGAGAACAATACCAACAATACAGAAGATGAGTTCAAGGCTGGTGGGGATGGGAGTGCCTCAGAAACAAATACAATTTTACCTG ATGATGCATTGGCAAATGACAAGAAGATGACAACCATGAAATCTGCCAACTCTATTGGATCACCACCAATTAGTGAGAAATTTAAAGCTCTTCAGGGTTCTCTAAGAAAAGTTCTCTCCCCTGTCAACTCCGATGATAGCAGAAAACCTCTCGAGGATCTCTCATCCAAAGGCCAAGTATGCTCAGTACCCTTTGAGCCAAAGACTCCCAAAACACCCACTAACATGACCTGTGCAAATGACAACTTCCAAATGGTTGACACACCCCTTGATAAATTTAATGTGCGAACTTCTAATTTAAAG AGCTCCCTCATTCAAGAATATATCGACTTCTTGAATACTGCCAGCAT AGAGGAGCTGTTGGAGTTAAAG GGGATTGGACAGAAAAGGGCAGAGTACATACTTGAACTCAGAGAAGCAAGTCCACTAAAAATG TTGAGTGATTTGGAGAAGATTGGCCTCTCATCCAAACAG GTCTATAACGTATTTGGTAGAACTGCTAAAGGAATATTTGATTGA
- the LOC104880169 gene encoding uncharacterized protein LOC104880169, whose product MGKHMQRDHSGIAFKSNDPGCMWGILQMLDHSHWHNFKKRLPYKRHCGGRHAMGVANPGKNINISNADEVQECIVAEMDKSQIEKQMMKSSQTTKSSGKARIKALIAKDVSKRKGQHHRNSTHPTRSQLLRTESIHRLEYADRDPLADIILNDESPSSHQNNENSSDTSTTNVMQASDPEEPIPSNKNCEACSTTGTLNYLGHGKIDNHGKKLVDNQTFLEESSDKPTQALSAQKLLYATEPSGVPPSKEFLDALCIINMNREFFLKIVQDPESPWAYHFHHQWARGVKSGLSKSGSFPVPGPSGGRDFGPIELKYNQNEITSHARSESKLQAGGQTQNLAEFESTEDVSEQSKFGITDDSSLGLPHHFKRWSENQVAIRRFKDLKQKIKHAIRQSKKERHRIIMDAIFHKVPHGHRFSKDAKKQIADQWKEPATSRNSEDSPGSSYGWGHSEPALSKQTSFPSKSLEKYTQLFESSFNKEAKYQISERLKVRTEDVGLPCGSDPKSLRRILSLPDFKSYFGLQSEDSGDNYLSEMAVNTVRIQSDYDEQKSLELPLGSENHVQFDAIGESKKHLVEASETYPVKQDQVRPTSATDAEVNAADWTNDDLGDVTKQDTTFYQGQGIRTTKKFNANLSEPSPISVLDSNVREDLKFQDIVSPGKLPISEDSELESRRPLYEGPDSAVNQQHESSMDSPTVVESRFDVEKVDLRKHLDSDFFPVQVDIKNKAEFNYVRDVLELSGIIRNELLETWHSIDKLVDPSVFEEVEGCLPLEPECSGNEEDGSCSHLLLFDLINEVLMEIYERSLTYCPRHLSSLSHIRPMPVGYHVLEEVWANISWYFSWEPDPDQTLDYVVSRDLAKGDGWMNLQFEAECLGLELEDWIFDDLLDELLCT is encoded by the exons ATGGGAAAGCACATGCAACGTGATCACTCTGGCATTGCCTTTAAGAGTAATGATCCAGGATGCATGTGGGGCATACTTCAAATGCTTGACCACAGTCACTGGCATAATTTCAAAAAACGACTACCATATAAAAGGCACTGTGGTGGAAGACATGCCATGG GGGTTGCAAATCCAGggaaaaatataaacatatcCAATGCTGATGAAGTACAAGAATGCATTGTTGCTGAAATGGACAAGTCTCAG ATTGAAAAACAGATGATGAAATCCAGTCAGACAACAAAAAGCTCTGGGAAAGCTCGAATAAAAGCATTGATTGCTAAAGATGTGTCTAAAAGAAAGGGCCAACATCACCGAAATTCGACCCACCCAACACGCTCACAGTTGCTGAGAACCGAATCTATCCATCGTTTAGAATATGCAGATCGGGATCCCCTTGCTGATATAATCTTAAATGATGAGAGTCCAAGTTCACaccaaaacaatgaaaattcTTCTGATACTAGCACAACAAATGTAATGCAGGCGAGTGATCCTGAGGAGCCAATTCCTAGCAACAAAAATTGCGAGGCATGTAGCACCACAGGTACTTTGAATTACTTGGGGCATGGAAAGATTGATAATCATGGAAAGAAACTAGTTGATAACCAAACATTTCTTGAGGAGTCATCAGACAAACCAACACAAGCTTTGTCAGCACAGAAATTGTTGTATGCAACAGAGCCCTCTGGAGTCCCTCCGTCAAAGGAGTTTCTGGATGCTCTTTGTATAATCAACATGAACAGGGAGTTCTTCCTCAAAATTGTACAGGACCCTGAGTCTCCTTGGGCATATCATTTCCATCATCAATGGGCAAGAGGTGTGAAGTCTGGATTATCCAAGTCTGGGTCATTTCCTGTGCCTGGGCCATCAGGTGGAAGGGATTTTGGGCCAATTGAACTTAAGTACAATCAGAATGAGATCACTTCCCATGCAAGATCAGAAAGCAAGTTGCAAGCTGGTGGTCAAACCCAAAATTTGGCTGAGTTTGAGTCTACAGAAGATGTCAGTGAACAGTCAAAGTTTGGAATCACTGATGATTCTTCTCTAGGTTTGCCCCATCACTTCAAGCGCTGGAGTGAGAATCAAGTGGCCATCAGGCGTTTCAAGGATCTTAAACAGAAGATAAAACATGCTATCAGACAGAGCAAAAAGGAGCGCCACCGGATCATTATGGATGCAATCTTTCACAAAGTTCCTCATGGCCATAGGTTTTCCAAAGATGCAAAGAAGCAGATTGCTGATCAATGGAAGGAACCTGCAACCAGTAGAAACAGTGAAGACAGCCCTGGAAGCAGTTATGGATGGGGTCATTCTGAACCTGCCCTCAGCAAGCAGACTTCATTTCCCAGCAAATCCCTAGAAAAATATACTCAGTTGTTTGAGTCTAGTTTCAACAAAGAAGCCAAATACCAGATCTCTGAAAGATTAAAGGTGAGAACAGAAGATGTGGGTTTGCCTTGTGGAAGTGACCCAAAATCCCTGAGAAGGATTCTTTCGTTACCTGATTTTAAATCCTATTTTGGTCTTCAGAGTGAGGACTCTGGTGATAATTATTTGTCAGAAATGGCAGTCAATACTGTAAGAATACAAAGTGATTATGATGAACAGAAGTCTCTAGAACTTCCTCTAGGTTCTGAAAATCATGTACAGTTTGATGCCATTGGAGAAAGTAAAAAACACTTGGTAGAAGCTAGTGAAACATATCCAGTTAAACAAGATCAGGTGAGACCAACATCAGCCACAGATGCTGAAGTGAATGCAGCGGATTGGACTAATGATGATTTAGGTGATGTAACAAAGCAGGATACTACATTTTACCAAGGACAAGGAATCAGGAccacaaaaaaatttaatgcaaATCTGTCAGAACCAAGCCCAATCTCTGTGCTTGACTCCAATGTGCGAGAGGACTTAAAGTTTCAAGATATAGTCAGTCCGGGAAAGCTCCCCATATCAGAAG ATTCAGAATTAGAATCAAGACGGCCCCTTTATGAAGGACCGGATTCTGCAGTCAATCAGCAACATGAATCCAGCATGGATTCTCCTACAGTTGTTGAAAGCAGATTTGATGTTGAGAAAGTAGATCTCAGGAAGCACTTAGACAGCGACTTTTTTCCTGTTCAAGTGGATATAAAAAACAAAGCTGAATTCAACTATGTTAGAGATGTGCTAGAGTTGTCGGGGATTATCAGGAATGAATTGCTTGAGACATGGCATTCCATTGACAAGCTAGTGGATCCTTCAGTGTTTGAGGAAGTGGAAGGCTGCTTGCCCCTTGAACCTGAGTGTTcaggaaatgaagaagatggaaGTTGCAGCCATCTGCTTCTGTTTGATTTAATCAATGAGGTGCTAATGGAGATTTATGAGAGATCATTGACCTACTGCCCCAGGCACCTGTCTTCCCTTTCCCACATCCGTCCAATGCCTGTGGGATATCATGTTCTTGAGGAGGTCTGGGCAAATATAAGCTGGTACTTCAGCTGGGAACCTGATCCTGACCAAACGCTGGATTATGTGGTGAGTAGGGATCTAGCAAAAGGTGATGGGTGGATGAACCTTCAATTCGAGGCCGAGTGCTTGGGGCTTGAGCTGGAGGACTGGATATTTGATGATCTTCTGGATGAACTTCTTTGCACCTGA
- the LOC100261269 gene encoding kinesin-like protein KIN-10B isoform X2: MATSLITPKKANTMQLQSTSISKVRVIVRVRPFLPHEIAAAKNGNPISCASVLDQDCESGEEVVVHLNDQETSRRECYKLDSFLGPHDNNVSLIFYREVSPLIPGIFHGCNATVFAYGATGSGKTYTMQGTDELPGLMPLTMSAVLTMCWSTASTAEMSYYEVYMDRCYDLLEVKAKEIAILDDKDGQIHLKGLSRVPISSMSEFYEVFSHGIQRRKVAHTGLNDVSSRSHGVLVISVSTPCDDGFGAVVTGKLNLIDLAGNEDNRRTCNEGIRLQESAKINQSLFALSNVIYALNNNKPRVPYRESKLTRILQDSLGGTSRALMVACLNPGEYQESVHTVSLAARSRHISNSVPSAQKQDTPNVKVDMEAKLRAWLESKGKTKSAQRMRAFGSPLMSKAPSSLSSLKKPYPCHSSTKAKAITNQGASNAKERVLSVQHRNLFNNRGSVDSGTESFNFAAENNTNNTEDEFKAGGDGSASETNTILPDDALANDKKMTTMKSANSIGSPPISEKFKALQGSLRKVLSPVNSDDSRKPLEDLSSKGQVCSVPFEPKTPKTPTNMTCANDNFQMVDTPLDKFNVRTSNLKSSLIQEYIDFLNTASIEELLELKGIGQKRAEYILELREASPLKMLSDLEKIGLSSKQVYNVFGRTAKGIFD; encoded by the exons ATGGCAACCTCACTCATCACCCCCAAAAAGGCAAACACTATGCAATTGCAATCCACCTCCATCTCCAAGGTCAGGGTCATCGTGAGGGTGCGCCCCTTTCTTCCCCACGAAATCGCCGCTGCCAAAAACGGCAACCCGATTTCGTGCGCCTCGGTCCTTGATCAAGACTGTGAATCTGGTGAAGAAGTTGTTGTTCATCTTAATGATCAAGAAACcag TCGCAGGGAGTGCTACAAGTTGGACTCTTTTCTTGGCCCACATGACAACAATGTGAGTCTGATTTTTTACAGAGAAGTAAGCCCTTTGATTCCAGGTATCTTTCATGGCTGCAATGCCACTGTCTTCGCTTATGGGGCAACTGGCAGTGGAAAAACCTACACCATGCAG GGCACTGATGAGCTTCCAGGTCTAATGCCACTTACCATGTCAGCAGTTCTAACTATGTGCTGGAGCACAGCCAGCACTGCAGAGATGTCATATTATGAGGTCTATATGGACAGATGTTATGATCTGTTGGAAGTCAAAGCAAAGGAAATTGCAATATTGGATGACAAAGATGGGCAGATTCATCTAAAGGGCTTATCTCGTGTCCCAATAAGTTCCATGTCTGAATTTTATGAGGTCTTCTCTCATGGAATTCAGCGCAGAAAAGTTGCACACACAGGGCTTAATGATGTCTCTAGCAGAAGCCATGGAGTCCTTGTGATATCTGTTTCCACTCCTTGTGATGATGGCTTCGGTGCTGTTGTTACTGGGAAGTTGAACCTCATCGATTTAGCAG GTAATGAAGACAACAGAAGAACCTGCAATGAAGGGATACGTCTCCAAGAGAGTGCTAAGATCAACCAGTCCCTATTTGCCTTATCAAATGTGATTTATGCCCTTAACAATAACAAGCCCCGAGTACCATACAGAGAAAGCAAACTGACCCGGATACTGCAAGATTCCCTTGGAGGAACCAGCCGTGCATTGATGGTTGCTTGTCTG aatccaggagagtaccAAGAATCTGTTCATACGGTCAGCTTGGCTGCACGGTCGCGCCACATATCTAACTCTGTTCCATCAGCTCAAAAACAAGATACTCCAAATGTTAAAGTTGACATGGAGGCGAAATTGCGTGCCTGGCTTGAATCAAAAGGAAAGACAAAGAGTGCACAAAGAATGAGGGCATTTGGTTCTCCTCTTATGAGCAAAGCTCCTAGTTCTTTGAGCTCTTTGAAGAAGCCCTATCCATGTCACAGCTCCACAAAAGCAAAGGCTATTACAAACCAAGGTGCTTCTAATGCTAAAGAAAG GGTTCTTTCTGTGCAGCACAGAAATTTATTCAACAATAGAGGTTCAGTTGATTCTGGCACGGAG AGTTTCAACTTTGCTGCTGAGAACAATACCAACAATACAGAAGATGAGTTCAAGGCTGGTGGGGATGGGAGTGCCTCAGAAACAAATACAATTTTACCTG ATGATGCATTGGCAAATGACAAGAAGATGACAACCATGAAATCTGCCAACTCTATTGGATCACCACCAATTAGTGAGAAATTTAAAGCTCTTCAGGGTTCTCTAAGAAAAGTTCTCTCCCCTGTCAACTCCGATGATAGCAGAAAACCTCTCGAGGATCTCTCATCCAAAGGCCAAGTATGCTCAGTACCCTTTGAGCCAAAGACTCCCAAAACACCCACTAACATGACCTGTGCAAATGACAACTTCCAAATGGTTGACACACCCCTTGATAAATTTAATGTGCGAACTTCTAATTTAAAG AGCTCCCTCATTCAAGAATATATCGACTTCTTGAATACTGCCAGCAT AGAGGAGCTGTTGGAGTTAAAG GGGATTGGACAGAAAAGGGCAGAGTACATACTTGAACTCAGAGAAGCAAGTCCACTAAAAATG TTGAGTGATTTGGAGAAGATTGGCCTCTCATCCAAACAG GTCTATAACGTATTTGGTAGAACTGCTAAAGGAATATTTGATTGA